In the Octadecabacter sp. SW4 genome, one interval contains:
- the rarD gene encoding EamA family transporter RarD: protein MSHPNALATPIQSGDSPAGLGFAISAYVLWGFLPLYMKLVAHIPSAEVVAHRVIWSVPIAAAVLVVLGRTGDIRAALSSPRTILLGCLTAGLISINWGIYVWSIANDQALEAALGYYINPLFSMFLGAVFLGERLNRLQLVAIALAASAVLVLTFDRGGLPVVALALTLTWGLYALCKKSLPIGPNQGFLLEVLILLFPALAYWGWLESTGASHFTVSGGDVWLLLGCGVVTAVPLLLYANGAKRLRLTTIAILQYIAPTMIFLVAVFLFDEPFGQARAIAFPMIWAAVAIYLLSVFRRRR, encoded by the coding sequence ATGAGCCATCCCAACGCCCTTGCAACACCGATCCAGAGCGGTGATAGCCCCGCTGGTCTGGGTTTTGCCATTTCGGCCTATGTGCTGTGGGGGTTTCTGCCGCTTTACATGAAGCTGGTGGCGCATATCCCATCCGCCGAAGTTGTCGCGCATCGGGTGATCTGGTCGGTGCCGATCGCGGCGGCAGTGCTGGTTGTCCTAGGCCGCACGGGTGACATTCGCGCCGCGCTGTCATCGCCACGCACGATCCTTTTAGGGTGCCTGACAGCGGGTCTTATTTCCATCAACTGGGGGATATACGTCTGGTCCATCGCCAATGATCAAGCGCTCGAAGCTGCGCTGGGCTATTATATCAACCCGCTGTTCAGCATGTTTTTGGGCGCGGTGTTTCTGGGTGAGAGGTTGAACCGTCTGCAATTGGTCGCCATCGCGCTGGCCGCCAGTGCGGTGCTGGTGCTGACCTTTGATCGCGGCGGGTTGCCGGTTGTGGCTTTGGCGCTGACCCTGACCTGGGGGCTTTATGCGCTGTGCAAGAAATCCCTGCCGATTGGCCCTAATCAGGGTTTTCTGCTGGAAGTGCTGATCTTGCTGTTTCCGGCGCTGGCCTATTGGGGCTGGCTGGAAAGCACAGGCGCAAGCCACTTTACCGTGTCGGGCGGTGATGTCTGGCTGCTGCTGGGCTGTGGTGTGGTCACGGCGGTGCCCTTGTTGCTTTATGCCAATGGGGCGAAACGTCTGCGCCTGACCACCATCGCGATCCTGCAATATATCGCGCCGACGATGATCTTTCTGGTGGCGGTGTTCCTGTTTGACGAACCCTTTGGCCAGGCCCGCGCGATTGCCTTTCCGATGATCTGGGCGGCGGTTGCAATCTATTTGCTTTCCGTGTTCCGGCGCCGACGATGA
- a CDS encoding FAD-dependent oxidoreductase, which produces MTLPTHARVVIIGGGVIGCSVAYHLAKQGWKDIVLLERKQLTSGTTWHAAGLIAQLRATANMTKLAKYSQELYGNLEAETGVATGFKRCGSITVALSAERREEIFRSAAMARAFGVDVDEISPDEVKAMYPHLNIAGVAAGVYLDKDGQGDPANIALALAKGARQNGAVVAERTKATGVTRDGRRITGVDWQSGGENGHISCDHVVNCAGMWGHEVGRMLDTNVPLHACEHFYIVTEAIAGLTQMPVLRVPDECAYYKEDAGKILLGAFEPNAKPWGMEGISPDFEFDQLPEDFDHFEPILEQAVNRMPMLAEAGIHTFFNGPESFTPDDAYHLGLAPEMDNVWVAAGFNSIGIQSAGGAGMALAQWMDEGEKPFDLGDVDISRMQPFQGNKTYLFERSKETLGLLYADHFPFRQKATARGLRRTPFHQQLLDQGAVMGELAGWERANWFSNLGQDPAYAYSWKRQNFFDNVAAEHRAVRENVGIYDMSSFGKIRVEGRDATAFLNYIGGGEYDVPVGKIVYTQFLNSRAGIEADVTVTRLSEVAYLVVTPAATRLADETWMRRHQGDFNVVITDVTAGEGVLAVMGPNARKLLQTVSPADFSNDANPFGTAQEIDIGMGRARVHRVTYVGELGWEVYISTDMAGHVFEVLHGAGKDMGAKLCGMHMMDSCRIEKGFRHFGHDITSEDHVLEAGLGFAVKTEKSAFLGRDAVLRKKDEGLNARMVQFRLTDPEPLLYHNEPIVRDGQIVGYLSSGAYGHHLGGAMGLGYVPCKGQSPADVLASTYEIDVMGTRVRAEASLRPMYDPKSERVKA; this is translated from the coding sequence ATGACTCTTCCAACCCACGCCCGCGTTGTCATCATTGGTGGTGGCGTGATTGGCTGTTCCGTCGCCTATCATCTGGCCAAGCAGGGCTGGAAAGACATTGTCTTGCTGGAACGCAAGCAATTGACCAGCGGCACGACCTGGCACGCGGCGGGGCTGATCGCGCAGCTGCGCGCGACCGCGAATATGACGAAACTGGCGAAGTATAGCCAAGAGCTTTACGGCAACCTTGAGGCCGAAACCGGTGTTGCCACCGGGTTCAAGCGCTGTGGATCAATCACGGTGGCGCTGAGCGCGGAGCGGCGCGAGGAGATTTTCCGCTCTGCGGCGATGGCACGGGCGTTCGGCGTGGATGTGGACGAAATCTCGCCTGACGAGGTCAAGGCGATGTATCCGCATCTTAATATCGCGGGCGTCGCGGCAGGTGTTTATCTGGACAAGGACGGGCAGGGCGATCCGGCCAATATCGCGCTGGCACTGGCCAAGGGCGCACGCCAGAACGGCGCGGTCGTGGCCGAGCGAACCAAGGCCACAGGCGTGACACGCGACGGGCGGCGCATCACCGGCGTTGACTGGCAAAGCGGCGGCGAAAACGGCCATATCAGCTGTGATCATGTGGTGAATTGCGCAGGTATGTGGGGCCACGAGGTTGGCCGGATGCTTGATACCAACGTCCCGCTTCATGCTTGCGAACACTTTTATATTGTGACCGAGGCGATCGCGGGGCTGACGCAAATGCCGGTGCTGCGGGTGCCTGATGAATGCGCCTATTATAAGGAAGACGCGGGCAAGATCCTGTTGGGTGCGTTTGAACCCAATGCGAAACCCTGGGGTATGGAAGGCATATCGCCGGACTTTGAATTTGATCAACTGCCCGAGGATTTCGACCACTTCGAACCGATCCTCGAACAGGCCGTGAACCGTATGCCGATGCTGGCCGAGGCCGGGATACATACGTTCTTTAACGGGCCGGAGTCGTTCACGCCTGATGATGCCTATCACCTTGGGCTTGCGCCCGAGATGGACAATGTCTGGGTTGCTGCCGGGTTCAATTCCATCGGCATTCAATCGGCGGGTGGGGCCGGTATGGCGCTGGCGCAGTGGATGGATGAGGGCGAAAAGCCCTTTGATCTGGGTGACGTCGATATCAGCCGGATGCAGCCATTTCAGGGCAACAAGACCTATCTTTTTGAACGCTCCAAAGAAACGCTGGGACTGCTTTACGCCGATCACTTCCCCTTTCGGCAAAAGGCCACGGCGCGCGGTTTACGGCGCACGCCCTTCCATCAGCAGCTTTTGGACCAAGGCGCGGTGATGGGTGAATTGGCCGGGTGGGAGCGGGCCAACTGGTTCAGTAATCTGGGTCAAGACCCAGCTTACGCCTACAGCTGGAAGCGCCAGAACTTTTTTGACAATGTCGCTGCCGAACACCGCGCGGTGCGTGAAAATGTCGGCATTTATGACATGTCGTCGTTCGGTAAAATTCGTGTCGAGGGGCGTGATGCCACGGCGTTTCTGAACTACATCGGCGGCGGCGAATATGACGTGCCGGTGGGCAAGATCGTCTATACGCAATTTCTGAATAGTCGCGCTGGGATCGAGGCGGATGTGACCGTGACGCGGTTGAGTGAAGTCGCCTATCTGGTGGTCACGCCTGCGGCCACGCGGCTGGCCGATGAAACATGGATGCGCCGCCATCAGGGTGATTTCAACGTGGTGATCACCGATGTGACCGCGGGCGAAGGTGTGCTGGCCGTGATGGGCCCGAATGCGCGCAAGCTGTTGCAGACCGTGTCGCCCGCTGATTTCAGCAATGACGCGAACCCGTTTGGCACAGCGCAAGAGATCGACATTGGCATGGGCCGCGCCCGCGTTCATCGCGTGACCTATGTGGGCGAGCTGGGTTGGGAGGTTTACATCAGCACCGACATGGCGGGCCATGTGTTCGAGGTGTTGCACGGTGCCGGGAAGGATATGGGTGCGAAACTGTGCGGGATGCACATGATGGACAGCTGCCGGATTGAAAAGGGTTTCCGCCACTTTGGACATGACATCACCAGCGAGGATCACGTGCTTGAGGCGGGTTTGGGCTTTGCCGTAAAAACCGAAAAGTCGGCGTTTCTCGGGCGTGATGCGGTCTTGCGCAAAAAGGACGAAGGGCTGAACGCGCGGATGGTGCAGTTCCGGCTGACGGACCCCGAACCGCTGCTGTATCACAACGAGCCGATCGTGCGGGACGGACAGATTGTCGGCTATCTGTCGTCGGGGGCCTATGGCCATCATCTGGGCGGCGCGATGGGGCTGGGCTATGTGCCGTGCAAGGGGCAAAGCCCGGCGGATGTCTTGGCCAGCACCTACGAGATCGACGTGATGGGCACGCGCGTGCGCGCCGAGGCGTCATTGCGGCCGATGTATGATCCCAAATCGGAGCGGGTGAAGGCGTAA
- a CDS encoding homocysteine S-methyltransferase family protein, translating to MNIALLDGGMGQELVHRAGDRPTPLWSTQVMVDHPGMVQQVHADYFAAGATIATANTYAIHHDRLAGTAMDGQFAALHDAALAEAEAARAAQGSGRIAGAIGPLVASYRPDTHPPHAEAVAKYAEVAALIGPRVDLILCETVASVAHAVAIAQGARAAGKPVWLAVTVSDRDGTVLRSGEPISALAGLAKTGQVAAFLANCSAPEVMADAVRELAAFGLPVGAYANGFTQITEDFLKEKPTVDALSPRRDLGPDVYADYVLDWVDAGATIVGGCCEVGPAHIAETARALRAAGHEIV from the coding sequence ATGAACATAGCCCTTCTGGATGGCGGCATGGGGCAGGAACTGGTGCATCGCGCCGGTGACCGGCCGACCCCGCTGTGGTCAACGCAGGTGATGGTCGATCACCCCGGCATGGTGCAGCAGGTGCATGCGGATTACTTTGCCGCCGGTGCCACGATCGCCACGGCCAACACCTATGCGATCCACCATGACCGGCTGGCGGGCACGGCAATGGACGGGCAATTCGCCGCGCTGCATGACGCGGCGCTGGCCGAGGCCGAGGCCGCGCGCGCAGCCCAGGGCAGTGGGCGCATCGCGGGTGCGATTGGCCCGCTTGTCGCCAGCTATCGCCCGGACACCCACCCGCCGCACGCCGAGGCCGTGGCGAAATACGCTGAAGTTGCGGCATTGATCGGCCCGCGCGTTGATCTGATCCTGTGCGAAACCGTTGCATCTGTGGCGCATGCGGTGGCGATTGCCCAAGGCGCGCGGGCGGCGGGAAAACCTGTGTGGCTGGCCGTAACGGTGAGCGATCGCGACGGCACTGTTCTGCGATCAGGTGAACCGATTTCGGCGCTGGCGGGATTGGCAAAGACCGGACAGGTTGCCGCCTTTCTGGCGAATTGTTCGGCCCCCGAAGTCATGGCGGATGCGGTGCGTGAACTGGCGGCGTTCGGGCTGCCGGTGGGCGCCTATGCGAACGGATTCACCCAGATCACCGAGGATTTTCTAAAGGAAAAGCCGACCGTTGATGCCCTGTCGCCGCGCCGTGATTTAGGGCCGGATGTCTATGCCGACTATGTTCTGGACTGGGTTGATGCGGGCGCCACAATCGTCGGGGGCTGCTGTGAGGTTGGCCCGGCGCATATCGCTGAAACGGCCCGCGCGTTGCGCGCGGCGGGCCATGAAATTGTCTGA
- a CDS encoding FAD-dependent oxidoreductase, translating into MADFPTTARVVIIGGGVVGTSTLYHLALAGWTDCVLLEKNELTAGSTWHAAGNCPSFSTSWAVMNMQRYSLGLYAGLAEAVDYPMNYHVTGSVRLAHDKNRMMEFERARSMARYQGLDVEMMSIADMKDAYPFLETHDLAGGLWDPDDGDIDPAQLTQALAKGARSLGARIERFCPATGVTRDGDEWIVHTEKGDIRCEKVVNAAGYYAQRVGEWFKPYGGRTVPMTVMSHQYFLTEEIPELAAWTKAQGRKVPLLRDVDSSYYLRQDKNGLNLGPYERNCKAHWVTPDDPMPEDFSFQLYPDDLERLEWYIEDAMARVPLLGTAGVGRVINGPIPYAPDGLPLMGPMPGVPNAYEACVFTFGITQGGGAGKVMAEWIIEGQTEWDMWACDPRRYTDYTDQDYCDQKAREVYGHEYAMHFPQHEWPAGRDKKLSPVDAKVRALGGVMGAYNGWERANWFARPGDDTSEDSTHTWSRKGPWEARVREECEAVRDHVGVLDLPGFSRFKFEGPGADEWLRGLVAGALPKVGRAGLVYFADDRGRILTEMSVSREAENLFILVTAATAQWHDREWLERHMPSDAAFTMTDWTNKMSTLIVTGPASRDLMAQICEADLDLPWLSLQETAIAGGWAALVRLSFAGELGWEIHAENADIAAIYDAVLAAGAKPFGMYALNSLRIEKGYRAWKGDLSTDYSLLEGGLDRFIKLDKPQDFPGKAAIMAEKQRGVAKRFVTLIVDAGDCDAPYMSTLSYDGQIVGETTSGAYGHRVGASIALGMVRADLAVPGTQLQVNIFGEMCRAVVQEDAPLWDPLNERLRA; encoded by the coding sequence ATGGCTGATTTCCCGACAACGGCCCGCGTGGTCATCATTGGTGGCGGTGTCGTCGGCACCTCGACGCTGTATCATCTGGCGCTGGCGGGCTGGACCGATTGCGTGCTGCTGGAAAAGAACGAGCTGACCGCCGGGTCCACGTGGCATGCCGCGGGCAACTGCCCGTCGTTCAGCACGTCCTGGGCGGTGATGAACATGCAGCGCTATTCCCTGGGTCTTTATGCGGGTCTGGCCGAGGCCGTGGATTATCCGATGAATTACCATGTGACGGGATCAGTCCGGCTGGCCCATGACAAGAACCGGATGATGGAATTTGAACGCGCCCGTTCTATGGCGCGTTATCAGGGTCTGGACGTCGAGATGATGTCGATTGCCGATATGAAGGACGCCTATCCCTTTCTGGAAACGCATGATCTTGCGGGCGGCCTTTGGGATCCCGATGATGGCGATATCGACCCGGCACAGCTGACTCAGGCTTTGGCCAAGGGTGCCCGCAGCCTTGGCGCGCGGATTGAACGGTTCTGCCCGGCCACCGGCGTGACCCGCGATGGTGATGAATGGATCGTGCACACCGAAAAGGGCGATATCCGTTGCGAAAAGGTGGTTAACGCTGCCGGTTATTATGCACAGCGCGTCGGTGAATGGTTCAAGCCCTATGGTGGCCGCACTGTGCCGATGACGGTGATGTCGCACCAGTATTTCCTGACCGAGGAAATCCCCGAACTGGCCGCCTGGACCAAGGCGCAGGGCCGCAAGGTGCCGCTGCTGCGCGATGTCGACAGCTCGTATTATCTGCGTCAGGACAAGAATGGCCTGAACCTTGGCCCCTACGAGCGCAACTGCAAGGCGCATTGGGTCACCCCCGACGATCCCATGCCCGAGGATTTCAGTTTCCAGCTATACCCCGACGATCTGGAGCGGTTGGAGTGGTATATCGAGGACGCGATGGCACGTGTGCCGCTTCTTGGCACCGCCGGTGTTGGCCGCGTGATCAACGGCCCGATTCCCTATGCCCCCGATGGCTTGCCGCTGATGGGGCCGATGCCCGGCGTGCCAAACGCCTATGAGGCTTGCGTGTTTACGTTCGGGATCACCCAAGGGGGCGGCGCGGGCAAGGTCATGGCCGAATGGATCATCGAGGGCCAGACCGAGTGGGATATGTGGGCCTGCGATCCGCGCCGCTATACTGACTACACCGATCAGGATTACTGCGATCAAAAGGCGCGCGAGGTTTATGGCCACGAATACGCCATGCATTTCCCGCAGCACGAGTGGCCCGCCGGGCGCGACAAGAAACTGTCACCCGTCGATGCCAAGGTGCGCGCGCTTGGCGGTGTTATGGGTGCCTATAACGGCTGGGAGCGGGCGAATTGGTTTGCCAGGCCGGGCGATGATACCTCCGAGGACTCAACGCATACATGGAGCCGCAAAGGCCCGTGGGAGGCCCGCGTGCGCGAAGAATGTGAAGCGGTGCGGGATCATGTGGGTGTGCTGGATCTGCCAGGGTTTTCGCGCTTCAAGTTTGAGGGACCAGGTGCGGACGAATGGCTGCGCGGTCTTGTTGCTGGTGCCTTGCCCAAGGTGGGTCGTGCGGGGCTGGTCTATTTTGCCGATGATCGCGGCCGCATTCTGACCGAGATGAGTGTATCGAGAGAAGCGGAGAACCTGTTCATTCTCGTGACCGCCGCCACTGCACAATGGCATGACCGGGAATGGCTGGAACGCCATATGCCCAGCGACGCCGCTTTCACAATGACTGATTGGACCAACAAAATGTCCACTCTGATCGTCACTGGCCCCGCGTCACGCGATCTCATGGCGCAGATTTGCGAGGCCGATCTGGATTTGCCGTGGCTCAGCCTTCAGGAAACCGCGATTGCCGGAGGGTGGGCGGCGCTGGTTCGGCTTTCGTTTGCGGGCGAACTGGGTTGGGAAATACACGCGGAAAACGCAGATATCGCCGCCATTTATGATGCAGTGCTGGCCGCGGGGGCGAAACCGTTTGGCATGTATGCGCTGAATTCCTTGCGGATCGAAAAGGGGTATCGCGCGTGGAAGGGCGATCTGTCGACGGATTATTCCCTGCTCGAAGGTGGGCTGGACCGGTTTATCAAGCTTGATAAGCCGCAGGATTTCCCGGGCAAGGCGGCGATCATGGCGGAAAAACAACGCGGTGTGGCCAAGCGGTTCGTGACCCTGATCGTTGATGCGGGTGATTGCGACGCGCCCTATATGTCGACCCTGTCATACGATGGGCAGATCGTTGGCGAAACCACTTCGGGCGCTTATGGGCACCGCGTTGGCGCATCCATCGCGCTGGGCATGGTGCGCGCCGATCTGGCGGTGCCGGGCACCCAATTGCAGGTCAATATCTTTGGCGAAATGTGCCGCGCGGTGGTGCAGGAGGATGCGCCGCTGTGGGATCCGTTGAACGAAAGACTCCGTGCATGA
- a CDS encoding GFA family protein has product MFEVKGTARDPAACHCSQCRKQSGHYWAAVQVMDDDLTIKGDVRWYRASDAAKRGFCPTCGSFLFWKGHADPDTGVALGAVDGPTGLHLERHIFTADKGDYYDITDNVRQEEQENG; this is encoded by the coding sequence ATGTTTGAGGTAAAGGGCACCGCCCGCGACCCCGCCGCCTGTCATTGTTCACAGTGTCGCAAGCAGTCGGGCCATTACTGGGCCGCCGTGCAGGTGATGGACGATGATCTAACGATCAAAGGTGATGTGCGCTGGTATCGTGCCAGTGACGCCGCCAAGCGCGGGTTCTGCCCGACCTGCGGGTCGTTCCTGTTCTGGAAAGGTCACGCCGACCCGGACACAGGTGTTGCCCTAGGCGCGGTTGATGGCCCCACGGGTCTGCACCTTGAGCGCCATATCTTTACCGCCGACAAGGGCGATTACTATGACATCACGGACAACGTCCGCCAAGAGGAGCAAGAAAATGGCTGA
- a CDS encoding LysE family translocator yields MTFAGWSIFATFWLVFVTTPGPNAVNCITNGMTLGFWRSLPAVAAILTQAALFLALSAFGVTALIAASPQAFSAAKLVGAGFLVFLGLRGWLLANRAPKIAQGGGSVYWRAFAIATINPKSVAGYLAAFSQFVQPDVPLGTQMWVIVPTALTLTACSYMTYTALGAGLGRAALGAVFNVWLRRGLAVCFIIYGVLLGSAQTPGRV; encoded by the coding sequence ATGACCTTTGCGGGGTGGAGCATTTTCGCGACCTTCTGGCTGGTGTTTGTCACTACGCCCGGGCCGAATGCCGTCAATTGCATCACCAACGGCATGACGCTGGGATTTTGGCGCAGCCTGCCTGCGGTCGCGGCGATCCTGACGCAGGCGGCCTTGTTTCTGGCGCTGTCGGCATTTGGGGTCACGGCGCTGATAGCCGCGTCACCACAAGCGTTTTCGGCCGCAAAGCTGGTCGGTGCGGGGTTTCTGGTTTTCCTTGGGCTACGCGGCTGGCTTTTGGCCAATCGTGCGCCGAAAATCGCGCAGGGCGGCGGGTCGGTCTATTGGCGTGCCTTTGCCATCGCGACGATCAACCCGAAAAGCGTGGCCGGATATCTGGCTGCGTTCAGCCAGTTCGTGCAGCCTGATGTGCCGCTGGGCACGCAGATGTGGGTGATTGTCCCCACGGCGCTGACCCTAACCGCCTGCAGCTATATGACCTATACCGCGCTTGGTGCGGGGTTGGGCCGTGCGGCGCTGGGGGCTGTGTTCAACGTCTGGCTGCGGCGCGGGCTGGCGGTGTGTTTCATTATCTACGGTGTGCTGCTGGGCAGCGCGCAAACCCCGGGGAGGGTCTGA
- a CDS encoding helix-turn-helix domain-containing protein produces MIHATPQHGTLGADLRALRRARGVTLAALADQLGRSVGWLSQVERDLSQPSITDLREIAGLLDVSVNSLFRSDAPSGEQGFIVRRDARRPIGSRAAGLVEELLSPDLTDDFEVVHSTFAPHSQIKTPVCRATQEVGFVMSGRMDIWIKGQTHHLNAGDSFRVRGEPFRWMNPYDAPCVAIWVIAPPVY; encoded by the coding sequence ATGATTCACGCTACCCCACAGCACGGAACACTGGGCGCTGATCTGCGCGCGTTGCGCCGTGCGCGGGGGGTGACGCTGGCCGCCTTGGCCGATCAGCTTGGTCGCTCGGTGGGGTGGCTTAGCCAGGTTGAACGCGATCTTTCCCAACCCTCGATCACTGATCTGCGCGAGATTGCGGGACTTCTGGATGTGTCGGTCAACAGCCTGTTTCGCTCTGACGCGCCAAGTGGCGAACAGGGCTTTATTGTGCGCCGCGATGCACGCCGCCCGATCGGGTCGCGCGCTGCGGGTCTGGTCGAGGAGTTGTTGTCGCCCGATCTGACGGACGATTTTGAGGTGGTGCATTCCACTTTCGCCCCGCATTCCCAGATCAAGACCCCGGTATGCCGCGCCACCCAAGAGGTCGGCTTTGTGATGAGCGGACGTATGGATATCTGGATCAAGGGCCAGACCCATCACCTGAATGCAGGCGACAGTTTCCGTGTGCGCGGAGAGCCGTTTCGCTGGATGAACCCCTATGATGCCCCTTGTGTCGCAATCTGGGTTATCGCCCCGCCGGTGTATTGA
- a CDS encoding GAF domain-containing protein yields the protein MPDYATLAKTIASLTKGEDDPVALMATVTCEVHHSDPRFDWTGFYRVTAPEMLKIGPYQGGHGCLQIPFSRGVCGAAARTGQVQLVADVDAFPGHIACASSTRSELVLPVFNGSGQVIAVFDIDSDQPDAFTQADADALVAILHDVFARS from the coding sequence ATGCCTGATTACGCGACGCTTGCCAAAACCATCGCCAGCCTGACCAAGGGCGAGGACGATCCGGTTGCATTGATGGCGACCGTGACCTGCGAGGTGCATCACAGCGATCCGCGCTTTGACTGGACGGGCTTTTATCGTGTGACGGCGCCCGAGATGCTGAAAATTGGCCCCTATCAAGGGGGGCACGGCTGTTTGCAGATCCCGTTTTCGCGCGGGGTTTGCGGTGCGGCGGCGCGCACGGGGCAGGTGCAACTGGTGGCCGATGTTGACGCCTTTCCGGGGCATATCGCCTGCGCCAGCTCCACGCGGTCGGAACTGGTCTTGCCGGTGTTTAACGGTTCGGGGCAGGTGATTGCCGTCTTTGATATCGACAGCGACCAGCCCGATGCCTTTACGCAGGCGGATGCCGATGCGCTGGTGGCGATTTTGCACGATGTCTTTGCGCGATCGTGA
- a CDS encoding gamma-glutamyltransferase family protein yields the protein MRNFQQPGRSAVFASNGICATSHPLAAKVAVQILEAGGNAVDAAIAGAVLLGVCEPQSTGIGGDCFALISPPDSDRIVALNGSGRAPAGYDADALRAAGHTTVPLNDIAAVTLPGAIDAICRLSKDWGRIGLASALAPAIHYAEAGVPIAPRVARDYAQESGVLQGAAKRAYLWNGKPPRIGQIFRAPDQAKVLRRIATEGRRGFYEGEVAEDMVTSLRAMGGSHTLDDFAQVVCDYTTPVSGTYAGIELVEHPPNGQGATAILLLNILSQFDLSAMDPLGAQRLHIEAEATKLAYDARNRFIADPDHTSRVDHMLSKNTAISLAALIDPKRALTVDLKGAGAVHKDTVYITVVDRDRMAVSFIYSIFHSFGSGLASDRFGILFQNRGAGFTLETGHPNEAGAGKRPMHTIIPGMLRKDGKTIMPFGVMGGSYQSTGHARFVSNITDFGMDPQTAIDTPRAFAENGILKLETGYGDDVARTLSDLGHNVQRPAGPIGGAQAIRIHDEVLEGGSDPRKDGCAIGY from the coding sequence ATGCGCAATTTCCAACAACCCGGACGATCCGCCGTTTTTGCCAGCAACGGCATCTGTGCCACCTCGCACCCGCTTGCGGCCAAGGTGGCTGTGCAAATCCTCGAAGCTGGCGGCAACGCCGTAGACGCCGCCATCGCAGGCGCGGTCTTGCTTGGGGTGTGCGAGCCGCAATCGACCGGCATCGGCGGGGATTGCTTTGCGCTGATCTCCCCGCCTGACAGCGACAGGATCGTCGCGCTGAACGGATCGGGCCGCGCCCCAGCGGGCTATGACGCGGACGCTTTGCGCGCGGCGGGTCATACCACCGTGCCGCTCAATGATATCGCAGCCGTGACACTGCCCGGCGCAATCGATGCGATCTGTCGCCTGTCCAAAGACTGGGGGCGGATCGGGCTGGCATCCGCGCTGGCCCCCGCGATCCATTACGCCGAGGCAGGGGTGCCGATCGCACCCCGCGTCGCGCGCGACTATGCCCAGGAATCCGGCGTGTTGCAGGGCGCGGCAAAACGCGCCTACCTGTGGAACGGCAAACCGCCACGCATCGGCCAGATATTCCGTGCGCCGGATCAGGCCAAGGTGCTGCGCCGCATCGCCACCGAGGGGCGCAGAGGGTTCTACGAGGGCGAAGTGGCCGAAGACATGGTCACCTCGCTACGCGCGATGGGCGGCAGCCACACGCTGGATGATTTCGCGCAGGTCGTCTGCGACTACACAACGCCAGTCAGCGGGACTTACGCAGGCATCGAACTGGTCGAACACCCGCCAAACGGTCAGGGTGCCACTGCGATCCTGCTGCTGAACATCCTGTCACAGTTCGATCTGTCGGCGATGGACCCGCTGGGTGCCCAGCGCCTGCATATCGAGGCCGAGGCGACAAAACTTGCCTATGATGCCCGCAACCGCTTTATCGCCGACCCTGATCATACCAGTCGCGTCGATCATATGCTGTCGAAGAACACCGCCATATCGCTCGCCGCGCTGATTGACCCCAAACGCGCGCTCACCGTTGATCTGAAAGGCGCCGGGGCCGTGCACAAGGACACGGTCTATATCACCGTTGTCGACCGCGACCGCATGGCGGTTTCCTTCATCTATTCGATCTTTCACAGCTTTGGGTCAGGACTGGCCAGTGACAGGTTCGGCATCCTGTTCCAGAACCGTGGCGCGGGGTTCACCCTTGAAACGGGCCACCCCAACGAAGCGGGTGCAGGCAAGCGGCCGATGCACACGATCATTCCGGGGATGCTGCGCAAGGATGGCAAAACCATCATGCCGTTCGGTGTGATGGGCGGGTCCTATCAGTCAACCGGGCATGCACGGTTCGTCAGCAACATCACCGATTTCGGCATGGACCCGCAGACCGCGATCGACACTCCGCGCGCCTTTGCCGAAAATGGCATTCTGAAACTGGAAACCGGCTATGGCGATGACGTGGCCCGCACCCTGTCGGACCTTGGCCACAACGTGCAGCGGCCCGCCGGCCCCATTGGCGGCGCACAGGCGATCCGGATTCACGACGAAGTTCTCGAAGGCGGCAGCGATCCGCGCAAGGACGGTTGCGCAATCGGGTATTAG
- the hspQ gene encoding heat shock protein HspQ — translation MLKTRAKYHLGQVVRHRKHPFRGVVFDVDAMFANTDEWYEAIPEEARPEKDQPFYHLLAENDQSYYVAYVSEQNLVADYSGEPVDHPDLDDLFGPFEDGGYPLQFQMN, via the coding sequence ATGCTGAAAACGCGCGCGAAATATCATCTTGGGCAGGTTGTCCGTCATCGCAAGCACCCCTTTCGTGGGGTGGTGTTTGATGTGGATGCGATGTTTGCCAACACTGATGAATGGTACGAGGCGATCCCTGAAGAGGCGCGCCCCGAAAAGGACCAGCCGTTTTACCATCTGCTTGCGGAAAATGACCAAAGTTACTACGTGGCCTATGTGTCCGAGCAGAATTTGGTGGCTGATTATTCCGGCGAACCGGTCGATCACCCTGATCTTGACGATCTGTTCGGCCCGTTCGAGGACGGTGGCTATCCGTTGCAGTTCCAGATGAATTAG